From the genome of Amycolatopsis granulosa:
CCTGCGTGATCCAGCCGTCGCCGTACCGGCCGGCCAGCCGCGCGCTCTTCGGGCCCTGCGCGGCGACGTACACCGGGGGCGGGTTCGCCGGCAGGTCGTACAGCTTGAGCTGGTCGGTCGCGAAGAACCGGCCGCGGAAGGTCACCCGCTCCCCCGTCCACAGGCGCCGGATCAGCTCGATCGCCTCGACGAGCCGGTCGTGCCGTTCCGGGTAGCGGCCGTACTGTCCCGTGCCGGCCTGCTCGTTGACCGCCTCACCGGTCCCCGCGCCGAGGAACGTCCGACCGGGCGCCAGCAGCTCGAGGGAGGCAAACGCTTGCGCCACCTCCGCCGGGTGGTACCGGTAGCTGGGACAGGTCACGCCGGAACCAAAGGTGACCCGCCGCGTGCGCTCGCCCACCAGGGCGAGCGTCAGCCACGGGAACATCGCGTGCCCCTGGTTGTCCTGCCACGGCTGCAGGTGGTCACTGGCCCAGACGAACCCGAAACCCGCCGCCTCGGCCTGCCGGGCGAAATCCAGCAGCCGGGACGTCGGGAACTGCTCGTGCGACAACACCAGCCCGACCGGCACGCGTGTCACCGGCGGCTCGGTCCGGACCAGCCCGGCGGAGGCGGCGAACAGGCCCAGCCGGCGACGCGAGAACTCCATGATCGGCGGTTACCCGGCCGGCCACGCGGCGACCAGGAGTTCACCCGCGCGTGTCGGCCCCTCCGGACAGCGCGGCTAGGACTGCACCTTCTCGCGCAGCTTCGCGTCCTTGTCCAGCACGAGCTGTTCGAGATCGGCCTGGAAGGCCGCCATCTTCTCGCGCAGCGCGGGGTCCTGGGCGGCCAGGATCCGCACGGCCAGCAGCCCGGCGTTGCGGGCACCGCCGATCGACACGGTCGCGACCGGAACCCCGGCCGGCATCTGCACGATCGACAGCAGGGAGTCCATCCCGTCCAGGTACTTCAGCGGCACCGGCACGCCGATCACCGGCAGCACCGTCGCCGACGCGACCATCCCGGGCAGGTGCGCCGCGCCCCCGGCACCAGCGATGATCACCTTGATGCCGCGGTCGGCCGCGGTGCGCGCGTAGTCCAGCATCCGCTGCGGCGTCCGGTGCGCGGAGTACACGCCGACCTCGTAGGACACGCCGAACTCGTCCAGCGCCGCCCCGGCCGCTTCGAGCACGGGCCAGTCCGAGTCGCTGCCCATGATCACGCCGACGTCGGTCACGCGTGCTCCTCTCAGTGGATGTCGTATCCGTCGGGCCATTCGGCGTGCGACAGCCAGTGCGCGGCCAGCTTGGCGCGGGTCCGCAGGTTCGGCAGGTCGCCGCCGACGAAGTTGACGTGCCCGAGCTTGCGGCCGGGCCGTTCGCCCTTGCCGTACAAGTGCACCCGGGCGTCCGGGAAACGGGCGAACAGGTGGTGCAGCCGCTCGTCCGTGGTCATCTCCGGGGTGGTCGGCGCGCCCAGCACGTTGGCCATCACGGTTGGTGCGATCAGGTCGGTCACGCCCAGCGGGTAGTCCAGGACGGCGCGGACGTGCTGCTCGAACTGGGAGGTCGCCGACCCGTCCATGGTCCAGTGGCCGGAGTTGTGCGGGCGCATCGCCAGTTCGTTGACCAGCAGACCGCCGTCGGTCTCGAACAGCTCGACCGCCAGCACCCCGACCACGTTCAGCTCGTCGGCCAGCCGCAGCGCCAGTTCCTGCGCCTCGTGCACCTGGCCCGAGGTCAGCCCCGGCGCGGGCGCCAGCACCTCGGTGTTGATGCCGTTCTCCTGCACGGTCTCCACCACCGGCCACGCCGCGCCCTGCCCGAACGGTGAACGCGCGACCAGCGCGGACAGCTCGCGCTTCATCGCGACACGCTGCTCGGCGAGCAGCTCGGTGCCGGCCGCGAGCAGCTCGGGCACCAGGGTGCGCGCCTCGGCCTCGGACTCGACCATCCACACGCCACGGCCGTCGTAGCCGCCGGTCGCGGCCTTGAGCACGACCGGCCAGGAGTGCTCCGCGCCGAACTTGACCAGGTCCTCCACCTCGGACACCTCGGCGTACGGCGGGCACGGGAACCCGGTCGCCGACAGCCGGTCACGCATCACCAGCTTGTTCTGCGCGAACGTCAGCGCGTCCGGCCCCGGCCGCACCGTGAAACCCTCGTTGACCAGCGCGAACAGGTGTTCCCACGGTACGTGCTCGTGGTCGAAGGTGACCACGTCGACGCTGCGGGCGAACTCGCGCAGCGCGTCCAGGTCGGTGTGGTGCCCGAGCTGGACGTCCCCGGCGACCATCGCGGCCGAATCATTGGCGTCGACGGCGAGGATCCGCATCGACTGCCCCAGCGAGATCGCGGCCTGGTGTGTCATCCTGGCGAGCTGGCCGCCGCCCACCATCCCGACGATCGGGAGCCCTGTGCGCTTGTCCATAACGGCTCCAGATTAGTTACCGCAACGCGGAGGGCTTCGGTCGAGGGTGGTGCTCGGCCAGCGGCGGGCTCGACGGGAGACGCAGCTCACGCGCGGCGAGCCCGAGGATCCCCAGTGCCGCGGCCACCACGTAGGCGTTGCCGGGCACGAACAGCTCCGGCCCCCAGCTGAACTCGGTGACGCCGCCGTTGGGCACCACCATCACGATGCAGCTGGCGAAGAACACGGTCACCAGGCCGGCCCACACCCAGCGGCCCTTCGAGGCCAGCAGCACGATCAGCGGCACCGCCCACACCCAGTGGTGCGACCACGACACCGGCGAGACCAGCAGTCCGAGGAACGCCGTCACCAGCACCGCGACGAGCGTCTCGCCGCGCCGGTGCAGCCGTCGCACCAGCCACGCCGCCGGCACCGCGAGCACCGCGCCGATGCCGAGCGCGAGCGCGGGCGACCAGGACGCCTCGTGCGACGCGCGGTTGATCATGCCGGTCAGTGACTGGTTGAAGATCCAGGACGCGCCGCCGACGCGGTGCGGGTCGAAGACCGCCGTCGACCAGTACCGCGCCGCATCGCCGGGCATCAACGCGAACATCACGATCTGCAGCCCCGCGAAGGTGCCCAACGCCCGCAGGCCGTCCCGCCACCGCCCGGTGACGAACAGGTGCGCCACGAAGATCAGCGGCGTCAGCTTGATCGCGGCCGCGACGCCGACGAGCACACCGGACCACCGCGTGCCGGCCAGGACCAGCACGTCGAGCACGATCAGCGCGAGCAGCACCAGGTTGATCTGGCCGAGGAAGATCGTCTTCCACACCGGTTCCAGCACGAGCGCCGCGACCGTCAGCCCGGCCAGCGCCCAGCCGCGGAACCGCCCGGTCACCCGGATCACCACGGCCAGCGACAGCACCGACGCCGCGATCAGGAAGCCCCAGGTCAGACCGCTCGGTACGGCCACCAGCGGCACGAACAGCAGTGCCGCGGCCGGCGGGTAGGTGAACGGCAGCGACACCCACGACGGCAGCGCGGTGAGCCGCTCCGTCGTGTAGACCTGGTCACCGTGCAGGAAGGTCAGCGCCCCCGCGCGGTACACGGCGCTGTCGGCGCCCAGCTGCCAGCCCCCGAGCCAGCAGATCACCCCTACCGCGAACGCCCCCAGGACGAGTGCGCCGACCAGTGCCGGCTCAACCCGTGATCGCAGCGTCGTCACGCACCTTCTCCCGCCTGCGCTGCAATGCCCAGCGCGTCACCAGCACCACGGTCAGCACCACCGGCGTGAGGATGTAGGCGTTGCCCAGCACGCTCTGCCAGAACTTCCAGTGCAGCTCGATGTTGCGCCCGTTGGGCAGCGCGAGCAGCACACAGCTGATGAACACCGCAGCCACCGCACCGATGCCCGCCCAGCGCTTCCAGGCACCAGCGCGCGTGGTCTGCGGCAGCCGCGACACGAGCAGGACGATCAGCGGCACCGCCCACACCCAGTGGTGCGACCAGGAAATCGGCGAGGCCAGCAGCCCGAAGAACGCCGTCACCAGCAGCGCGGCCAGCGCCTGCCCGCGGCGGTGGAAGCGCAGCACGAGCCACACGGCCGGGACGGCCAGCACCGCGGCGATCCCCAGGGCCGCCTTCGACGCCCACGGCGCGAGGTCGGTGACCCGGTTCATCAGGCCGTTGAGCGACTGGTTGCCCGCCCAGTGCACCGGGCCGATCCGCCCCGTGTCGGAGATGGTCTTGGTCCAGTAGCGGATGGTGTCCCGCGGGATGAGCGCCAGCATCAGCAGCTGCAGGCCGGCGAACACGCCGAACGCGCGGACCGCTTCGCGGCGGCGTCCGGTGAGGAACAGGTGCGCCACGAACACCAGCGGCGTCAGCTTCACCGCCGACGCGATGCCGACGAGCACCCCGCCCCAGCGACTGCCGCGCGTGGTGACGACCAGGACGTCGAGCACCACGATCGCCATGAGGATCAGGTTGATCTGGCCGAGGAAGACCGTCCGCCACACCGGCTCGAGGCCGAGCATGAGCACCGAACACACCAGCGTCGCCCGCGCGGGCGAGGACCACCAGCGCCGCACCGTGGGTGGTGTCGGCAGCGAGCCGATCGCCACGCGGATGACCAGCGCCATCGCCAGCACTGAGATCGCGGTCAGCACACCCCAGGCGATCTGCACCGGCAGGGCCGCCAGCGGCACGAACAGCAGCGCGGCGGTCGGCGGGTAGGTGAACGGCAGCAGCGCCCACCACGGCTCGGACGCCAGTGTGCTGGCGTCGTAGAGCGGGTCGCCGTCGAGCAGGGTGATCGCCCCGGCCCGGTAGACCGCGCTGTCCACGCCCAGCCGCCAGTCCAACAGCCAGCCGAGGACACCGGCGACGAGCGCGAGCAGCGGCACGAGTGACAGCAGCAGGATCGAACGCGGCCGCACCGACAACCGGGCGAGCGAAGTCCGCAGCGCCAGGCGCGGTTGCGCCGGCTCGCGGAGCGGGTCGCCACCGGCGGCGGGCACTGACTGTGTCACCCTTCCAGGAAATCACGAAACCATGACGCCGGAGCGACAAGGGTCAGGTTCGCGCGAGCCGCTGGAGGAGCTGGCACGCGGACTCGTGGGCCCCGGGCAACCGGACCAGCCTGATCTTCGGCGGGCCGACGGATTCCAGCTGGTCGTCGACCGACAGGCGCTCGTGCAGCTCGCGTCGCAGCATGACGGCCTTCGCCGCGATCCGGCCGTCCCGGGGCACCGCGGCGGCGACCGTGGCCGGGCCGAGCGAGGCGATGCTCTCGCCGCCGTCGAACACCACGCGCATGGCCTCCGCGATCAGGATCATCGCGGTCATCCGGGGCCACCCGCGCACCCCGGACAGGTCGACCGAGACGACCAGCAGCGTGTGGTCCTCGCCGGTCCGGCAGCCGGACCGGCCGTACAGCTCACGCAGGCGCGTGCGCAGGTAGGCGGCGGTGGGCAGGCCGGTCAGCGGGTCGATCACCTCGGTGCTGGCGAGCTTGTCCATCGCGACCTCGGCCCACGCCAGGGCCGCGACACGCAGCAACCGGGACGGCAGGGCGTCCACGTCGGGCGGCGCGGCCTCACCCGATGAGGTGGTCACGGAGTGCAACGCCGCGAGGTCCAGCAGTGTCTCCCCGAGCCCCGCCCCGGCCGCGGCACGCGCCCGGGCCAGGCCCGCGACCGGAACCTCCACCGAGCGGTCGCGCACCAGCGCCGCGCACACCGTGTCGACCTCGGGCAGGCCCCAGTCCCCGGGGAACCGCCATCCCGCGGCCAGGCTCGCCGACCGCCAGCGCGTCCGCAACGCACGCAGCGATCCGTCGCCGCCGGGCTCCGGTTCGCGCCGCAACCTCATGGCCGGCACGTCCACTGGCAACCGTCCTTCCGTCCCGCGACCGCTGTTCCGGTGAAGTGACGATCGAAGCGGCGCGGTGTGACGGAATTACACCGTGCGGGTCAATAGGGCGAGGTGGCGCGTGACGTGGGGGGGCCAGTCAGTCACACTGATCGCGCGCAACACTGGGATAAGGAGAGCGGTGTCCACCCTACCGGCCGATTTCGAGGGCAAGAGCGACGCGGAGCTGATCACCGAGGTCCGCACCGGCACCCTGGCCGCGTACGGCACCCTCTACGAGCGGCACGTCGCCGCGGCCTACAACCTCGCGCGGCAGCTCGCCCGGTCGGCCGCCGAAGCCGACGACCTGGTGTCCGACGCGTTCGCCAAGGTGCTCGACACCCTGCGCGGCGGCAAGGGCCCGGACAGCGCGTTCCGCGCCTACCTGCTCACCGCGCTGCGGCACACCGCGTACGACAAGACCCGCAAGGACAAGCGCGTCGACCTGAACGAGGACATGACCACGGTCGGCAGCGAGGCGCTGACGGTCCCGTTCTCCGACACCGCGCTGGCCGGCCTGGAGCGCACCATGGCGGCCAAGGCGTTCGCGTCGCTGCCCGAGCGGTGGCAGGCGGTGCTGTGGCACACCGAGATCGAGCAGCAGAGCCCGGCGGAGGTCGCGCCGCTGCTCGGCCTGACGCCCAACGGCGTCTCCGCGCTCGCCTACCGGGCCCGTGAGGGGCTGCGGCAGGCGTACCTGCAGGTCCACCTGGTCGAGACGTCCGCCGAGAAGTGCCGCGCGTGTGCCGACCGGCTGGGCGCCTGGACCCGCGACGGCCTGTCCAAACGGGAACGCGCCCAGGTCGAAGCCCACCTGGACGAGTGCGCGGACTGCCGCGCCCTGGCCGCCGAGCTGGCCGAGGTCAACGGTGCGCTGCGGGCGATCATCGCCCCGATCGTGCTGGGCGGGGCCGCGCTGGGCTACCTCGCCGCCGCCGGCAAGGCGACCGCCGCGACCGCGGCCACCGCCGGCGCGGCGGCCGGTTCCGCCGGTGGTGCCGCCTCGGTGGCGGCCGCGGGACCGCGTCAGTTCGTCGGGCTGGGCGTCGCCGGCACCGCGGTGGCCGCCGCCGTCGCGGCCGCGCTGGCGGCGGGCGGCGGCACCCAGGAGATCCCGGCCGCCGCCTCCGTTCCGGCACCGCCGCCGGTGGTCGCGCCGGCACAGCCCCCGGCCGTGCCGCCGGTTCCGGCCGCGCCGCCCGCCGCGCCACCACCCGCGCCCGCGGTCGAGCCGCCACCCGCGCCGGTCGCGCCGCCGGCGCTCGCACCCGTTCCGGCGCCGCCACCTCCGCCCGGCGCGCCGGCGAACATCACCGCGGACGGCCCGTCCTCGGGCCTCGAACTCCAGCCGGGCGGCGACCCGGTCGCCCTGCCGATCACCGTGCGCAACACCGGTGGCTCGGTGTCCGACCCGGTGACGGCGACGCTGAACCTGCCGCCCGGCATCCAGGTGCGGCCGGCGGGCGGCGGTGGCGGCGCGGCCGGCACGTTCGGGACGCAGGCGCCGGCCGGTCCGCTCCTGGTCGACTGCCCGCCCGGGGCGGGCACGGTCACCTGCACCACGCCACGCGGGCTGCAGCCGGGCGAGACCGCGGTGCTGACGTTCCTGCTCGAGGCCACCGGCGCGGCAACGTCGGGACAGGTGACCGGCACGGTGAACGCCGGCGCGGACGTCCGGATCGCGGTCAACGTGCCGGTGGCCGTGTCGGAGGCACCGGACCAGCTGGCCCTGGACGCCCGGGGCTGGGCCGGCGAGCAGCTGTGGGACCGGCGGGCGTGGCTGTCGGTCGACGTCACCAACAACGGCCCGAACACCAAACCGGTCAGCCTGCGGATCGACGACGACGCGCACCTGGTCACCGGTGGCTTCCAGGCGGCGTGCACCAGCGGCCCGACCACCACCTGCACCAGCCTCACCACGCTCGCGCCGGGCCAGCACCTCCGGCTGTGGTTCGCGCTGGACCGGCCGGAGAAGCAGACCCGGACCGTCACCGTGTCGGCGACGCTGGGCACCGCGAGCGCCTCGCGCACGGTCGGTTTCGACTGCTGGTTCCCGTTCTGCGAGGTGACGCCACCCGGTCTGACCCCGCCCATCACCCCGCCCTCGGTGACCTCGTCGTCGGGCTCGGCGACCACCACGACGGGTGCGCCGACGACCAGCACGACGACGACCGCACCGACCACGACGACCAGCACGACGACCACACCGGGCAGCACCACCACGACCACCACGCCGGTGCCACAAACCACGGGCTCCTCGGCGACGGCACCGCACCCGCCGCCGAAGGACCACGGACGGCCGTGGTGGTGGCTGCCGTGGGTCCCCTATCCGCGGAATTGAATCGGATAAATCCGGCTTACGCCGCCGCCAGCCGATCCCCGGGGCGGACGACTACGTACACTGCGCAAGTGACCGTTGTGGAAAGCGTGTTGTCGCACACGCCCGAGCCATTGCGCTCGGTGTTGATCAAGCATCGGGAGCTGCTGAAGTTCGGGATCGTCGGCGGCACCACGTTCGTCGTCGACAACGGTATCTGGTACCTGCTGAAACTGGGCGTGCTGGAGGACAAGCCGACCACCGCGAAAGCGATCGCGGTCATCATCGCGACGATCGTGTCCTACATTCTCAATCGCGAATGGTCGTTCCGCACCCGTGGTGGCCGGGAAAGGTCCCACGAGGCCGCGCTGTTCTTCGTGATCAGCGGTCTGGCCGTGGTGGTGAACCTGATTCCGCTGTACGCGTCCCGGTACGTCCTGCACCTGGAGGTGCCGAACGTGACCCGGTTCGTGCAGGAAACGGCGGACTTCATCAGCGGGTCGATCATCGGCATGCTGCTGGCGATGGTCTTCCGCTTCTGGGGGTTCAAGAAGTGGGTCTTCCCGGACGATCTGGGGCAGCGCCGCCGGGACGTCACCCGCAGCAGCACCGACGCCTGACCCGGCCGCGAGCCCGGTCAGCGCGAGCCCGGTCAGCGCGGCACCCGCTCCGCCGGCCAGCGCACCTCCGGCACGTCCCCCGGGTTCGGCACGCGCAGGAACAGGCTGAACACCGCGGGCCGGCGGCTCGACAACTCCAGCCGTCCGCCGTCGGCCTCCGCCAGTGCCCGGGCGAGGGCCAGGCCGACGCCGGTGGAGCCACCGCCGGAGAAGCCGCGCTCGAAGATGTGCGGCGCGAGATCGTCCGGGATACCGGAACCGGTGTCGCTCACCTCGACCACCACCGTGCCCTCGGTCTCGCCGCGCCGCGCCGCCAGCGTGACCGTCCCGGCGCCGTGGCGCAGCGCGTTGTCCAGCAGCACGCCGACCACCTCCCGCAGCCGGCCGGGCGTCGCCCGCGCCATCAGGCCCTCACCGATCCGCAGCCGCAGGTTGCGGCCCTCCGCCCGCAGCAGCTCGCGCCACTCCTGGGCCACCTCGGGCAGCTCCGCGGCCAGCTCCAGCGCCTCGGTGTCCACCTCGCTGGCCGCGCGTGCCGCGGCCAGCAGCTCCTCCAGCGCCTCCGACAGCCGGTCCGCCTGTTCCTGCGCCGCCCGCGCGTCCTCCGCGGTGTCCGGATCGCCGGTGACGGCCAGCGATTCCAGCCGCAATTGCAATGCCGTCAGCCTGCTCCGCAGCTGGTGCGAGACGTCGCCGACCAGCTGCCGCTCCCGCTGCACGAGCTGCGCCAGGGCGGTGCCCGACGTGTCCAGCGCCTCGGCCACCATGTCCAGCTCACCGATGCCGTACCGGCTGGGGTCCGGCCGGAAGTCGCCACCACCGAGACGCGCGGCGCGGTCCGCGACGTGCCGCAGCGGCTTCGCGAGCCGCCGGGCCGTCACGGTCGCCACCACCGTCCCGATCGTCACCGAGAACACGACCAGCAGCAGCACGGCGAGCGTCACCGTGGTCTGCCGCGACCGCAGCGGCCCGGACGGGATCGACAGCTCGAGGTGCCCCTGCCGCGCCAGCTGCACCGTCGCCGTGACCGGATCCGGTCCCGGCGCGGCACCCTCGGTGATGCGGCCGCGGCCCGGCACGTCCACGACCAGCTCACCGCCCTGCGGGATCGCCACCGACACCTGGGTGAGGTCGTTCTGGTCGAGCACGCCGTCGGCCAGTTCGGTGTCCAGGGTCGCGGCGATCTGCGCGGCGCGCCCGGCGAGGTCTTCGTTGTAGATGCTGTCCACCAGCTTCCACGCGGTGACGCCGAGCGGGATGCCCAGCGCCGCCGCGGTGACCGCCACGGCGAGCAGGATGGCGAGCAGGATCCGGCGGCGCACTAGTCTGTGTTGAACCGGAAGCCGACGCCGCGCACGGTCGCGATCCGCCGCTCACCGTCGCCGTGGTGGATCACCGACCCCTTGCCGTCGCTGCTCACCGACAACTTCCGGCGCAGCCACGACATGTGCATG
Proteins encoded in this window:
- a CDS encoding glycosyltransferase 87 family protein; this translates as MTTLRSRVEPALVGALVLGAFAVGVICWLGGWQLGADSAVYRAGALTFLHGDQVYTTERLTALPSWVSLPFTYPPAAALLFVPLVAVPSGLTWGFLIAASVLSLAVVIRVTGRFRGWALAGLTVAALVLEPVWKTIFLGQINLVLLALIVLDVLVLAGTRWSGVLVGVAAAIKLTPLIFVAHLFVTGRWRDGLRALGTFAGLQIVMFALMPGDAARYWSTAVFDPHRVGGASWIFNQSLTGMINRASHEASWSPALALGIGAVLAVPAAWLVRRLHRRGETLVAVLVTAFLGLLVSPVSWSHHWVWAVPLIVLLASKGRWVWAGLVTVFFASCIVMVVPNGGVTEFSWGPELFVPGNAYVVAAALGILGLAARELRLPSSPPLAEHHPRPKPSALR
- a CDS encoding glycosyltransferase 87 family protein; translated protein: MTQSVPAAGGDPLREPAQPRLALRTSLARLSVRPRSILLLSLVPLLALVAGVLGWLLDWRLGVDSAVYRAGAITLLDGDPLYDASTLASEPWWALLPFTYPPTAALLFVPLAALPVQIAWGVLTAISVLAMALVIRVAIGSLPTPPTVRRWWSSPARATLVCSVLMLGLEPVWRTVFLGQINLILMAIVVLDVLVVTTRGSRWGGVLVGIASAVKLTPLVFVAHLFLTGRRREAVRAFGVFAGLQLLMLALIPRDTIRYWTKTISDTGRIGPVHWAGNQSLNGLMNRVTDLAPWASKAALGIAAVLAVPAVWLVLRFHRRGQALAALLVTAFFGLLASPISWSHHWVWAVPLIVLLVSRLPQTTRAGAWKRWAGIGAVAAVFISCVLLALPNGRNIELHWKFWQSVLGNAYILTPVVLTVVLVTRWALQRRREKVRDDAAITG
- a CDS encoding ATP-binding protein, with the protein product MRRRILLAILLAVAVTAAALGIPLGVTAWKLVDSIYNEDLAGRAAQIAATLDTELADGVLDQNDLTQVSVAIPQGGELVVDVPGRGRITEGAAPGPDPVTATVQLARQGHLELSIPSGPLRSRQTTVTLAVLLLVVFSVTIGTVVATVTARRLAKPLRHVADRAARLGGGDFRPDPSRYGIGELDMVAEALDTSGTALAQLVQRERQLVGDVSHQLRSRLTALQLRLESLAVTGDPDTAEDARAAQEQADRLSEALEELLAAARAASEVDTEALELAAELPEVAQEWRELLRAEGRNLRLRIGEGLMARATPGRLREVVGVLLDNALRHGAGTVTLAARRGETEGTVVVEVSDTGSGIPDDLAPHIFERGFSGGGSTGVGLALARALAEADGGRLELSSRRPAVFSLFLRVPNPGDVPEVRWPAERVPR
- a CDS encoding sigma-70 family RNA polymerase sigma factor; this translates as MSTLPADFEGKSDAELITEVRTGTLAAYGTLYERHVAAAYNLARQLARSAAEADDLVSDAFAKVLDTLRGGKGPDSAFRAYLLTALRHTAYDKTRKDKRVDLNEDMTTVGSEALTVPFSDTALAGLERTMAAKAFASLPERWQAVLWHTEIEQQSPAEVAPLLGLTPNGVSALAYRAREGLRQAYLQVHLVETSAEKCRACADRLGAWTRDGLSKRERAQVEAHLDECADCRALAAELAEVNGALRAIIAPIVLGGAALGYLAAAGKATAATAATAGAAAGSAGGAASVAAAGPRQFVGLGVAGTAVAAAVAAALAAGGGTQEIPAAASVPAPPPVVAPAQPPAVPPVPAAPPAAPPPAPAVEPPPAPVAPPALAPVPAPPPPPGAPANITADGPSSGLELQPGGDPVALPITVRNTGGSVSDPVTATLNLPPGIQVRPAGGGGGAAGTFGTQAPAGPLLVDCPPGAGTVTCTTPRGLQPGETAVLTFLLEATGAATSGQVTGTVNAGADVRIAVNVPVAVSEAPDQLALDARGWAGEQLWDRRAWLSVDVTNNGPNTKPVSLRIDDDAHLVTGGFQAACTSGPTTTCTSLTTLAPGQHLRLWFALDRPEKQTRTVTVSATLGTASASRTVGFDCWFPFCEVTPPGLTPPITPPSVTSSSGSATTTTGAPTTSTTTTAPTTTTSTTTTPGSTTTTTTPVPQTTGSSATAPHPPPKDHGRPWWWLPWVPYPRN
- a CDS encoding 5-(carboxyamino)imidazole ribonucleotide synthase, which produces MDKRTGLPIVGMVGGGQLARMTHQAAISLGQSMRILAVDANDSAAMVAGDVQLGHHTDLDALREFARSVDVVTFDHEHVPWEHLFALVNEGFTVRPGPDALTFAQNKLVMRDRLSATGFPCPPYAEVSEVEDLVKFGAEHSWPVVLKAATGGYDGRGVWMVESEAEARTLVPELLAAGTELLAEQRVAMKRELSALVARSPFGQGAAWPVVETVQENGINTEVLAPAPGLTSGQVHEAQELALRLADELNVVGVLAVELFETDGGLLVNELAMRPHNSGHWTMDGSATSQFEQHVRAVLDYPLGVTDLIAPTVMANVLGAPTTPEMTTDERLHHLFARFPDARVHLYGKGERPGRKLGHVNFVGGDLPNLRTRAKLAAHWLSHAEWPDGYDIH
- a CDS encoding F420-dependent hydroxymycolic acid dehydrogenase; its protein translation is MEFSRRRLGLFAASAGLVRTEPPVTRVPVGLVLSHEQFPTSRLLDFARQAEAAGFGFVWASDHLQPWQDNQGHAMFPWLTLALVGERTRRVTFGSGVTCPSYRYHPAEVAQAFASLELLAPGRTFLGAGTGEAVNEQAGTGQYGRYPERHDRLVEAIELIRRLWTGERVTFRGRFFATDQLKLYDLPANPPPVYVAAQGPKSARLAGRYGDGWITQAGAALDPALRDAFAAGAREAGKNPDAMPKWAELFAVVGDQREIDLAARRWRFTVRPADLPNPEAIQQAAQSTSLAEVAGRWVVGTDPAVHVAAVRKLLDAGVTPFLHFPQEDPGAAIEFYRVRVLPAL
- the purE gene encoding 5-(carboxyamino)imidazole ribonucleotide mutase; amino-acid sequence: MARRIRHPLRGARVTDVGVIMGSDSDWPVLEAAGAALDEFGVSYEVGVYSAHRTPQRMLDYARTAADRGIKVIIAGAGGAAHLPGMVASATVLPVIGVPVPLKYLDGMDSLLSIVQMPAGVPVATVSIGGARNAGLLAVRILAAQDPALREKMAAFQADLEQLVLDKDAKLREKVQS
- a CDS encoding GtrA family protein — protein: MTVVESVLSHTPEPLRSVLIKHRELLKFGIVGGTTFVVDNGIWYLLKLGVLEDKPTTAKAIAVIIATIVSYILNREWSFRTRGGRERSHEAALFFVISGLAVVVNLIPLYASRYVLHLEVPNVTRFVQETADFISGSIIGMLLAMVFRFWGFKKWVFPDDLGQRRRDVTRSSTDA
- a CDS encoding GGDEF domain-containing protein, with amino-acid sequence MDVPAMRLRREPEPGGDGSLRALRTRWRSASLAAGWRFPGDWGLPEVDTVCAALVRDRSVEVPVAGLARARAAAGAGLGETLLDLAALHSVTTSSGEAAPPDVDALPSRLLRVAALAWAEVAMDKLASTEVIDPLTGLPTAAYLRTRLRELYGRSGCRTGEDHTLLVVSVDLSGVRGWPRMTAMILIAEAMRVVFDGGESIASLGPATVAAAVPRDGRIAAKAVMLRRELHERLSVDDQLESVGPPKIRLVRLPGAHESACQLLQRLART